In Dysidea avara chromosome 3, odDysAvar1.4, whole genome shotgun sequence, a single window of DNA contains:
- the LOC136250981 gene encoding small cysteine and glycine repeat-containing protein 3-like: MADSTVVKKCSCVNCHCGDLCQCDDQCKGSNGGCCPCVCIGCDGSSCKCEKDKCFCTKECCTVKCACNANCVCGPSCACGDKCKGTAAGCCPCICQGCDGTACKCDKGKCFCDKDCCSKKCSCNPNCQCGPSCGCGDSCKGTASGCCPCICQGCDGTACKCDKDKCFCDKDCCSAKS, encoded by the exons ATGGCTGATTCTACCGTGGTGAAGAAGTGTTCCTGCGTGAACTGCCATTGTGGCGATTTGTGTCAGTGCGATGATCAGTGTAAAGGCTCTAACGGTGGATGTTGCCCTTGTGTGTGTATTGGCTGCGATGGATCCTCCTGCAAGTGTGAGAAAGACAAGTGCTTCTGTACTAAAGAATGCTGTACAGTGAAATGTGCCTGCAATG CGAACTGTGTGTGTGGTCCATCATGTGCTTGTGGTGACAAGTGTAAGGGAACTGCTGCTGGATGTTGTCCCTGTATTTGTCAAGGATGTGATGGGACTGCTTGCAAGTGTGATAAAGGCAAGTGTTTCTGTGATAAAGACTGCTGTTCCAAGAAGTGCTCTTGCAATC CTAACTGTCAGTGTGGTCCATCGTGTGGATGTGGTGATTCATGTAAGGGAACTGCTTCTGGATGTTGTCCCTGTATCTGTCAAGGATGTGATGGGACTGCTTGCAAGTGTGACAAAGACAAGTGTTTCTGTGACAAGGATTGCTGTTCAGCAAAGTCATGA